A DNA window from Flavisolibacter ginsenosidimutans contains the following coding sequences:
- a CDS encoding cytochrome c oxidase subunit 3, with protein MSTEQRNKIHPHKFTLWVAIASIVMMFAGLTSAYIVKSGQAGWHEVKTPTIFIVSTATLFISSITIQAALRSFKQKAMAAYRSLLLVTLVLGLAFVVMQWKGFNWLWDHGVHFQGASGAGQFLYIIFGLHALHVVGGVVALIVLLLRQYVGNVRTYNATPIEIMSTYWHFVDLLWIYLVVFFIWIG; from the coding sequence GTGAGTACAGAACAAAGAAATAAAATTCATCCACACAAGTTTACCTTGTGGGTTGCCATTGCCAGCATTGTAATGATGTTTGCGGGGTTGACCAGTGCGTACATTGTAAAAAGCGGGCAGGCCGGCTGGCACGAAGTAAAAACGCCTACTATTTTCATCGTGTCAACGGCAACGCTGTTTATAAGCAGCATTACCATTCAGGCCGCTCTCCGAAGCTTTAAGCAAAAAGCAATGGCGGCCTACCGCAGTTTACTGCTGGTAACCTTGGTGCTGGGGCTTGCGTTTGTGGTAATGCAGTGGAAAGGATTTAATTGGCTTTGGGATCACGGCGTGCATTTTCAGGGCGCATCGGGAGCCGGACAGTTTTTGTACATCATTTTCGGCTTGCACGCATTACACGTGGTAGGAGGAGTGGTCGCTCTCATTGTATTGCTGTTGCGGCAATATGTTGGAAACGTGCGAACCTACAATGCAACACCCATCGAAATCATGAGCACCTACTGGCATTTTGTGGACTTGCTCTGGATTTATTTGGTGGTGTT
- the cyoE gene encoding heme o synthase, with amino-acid sequence MKDEANKAKNSRLRDYLQLTKPSLTIMVVFSSVISYLLAPKVVEYDWLMIALLFVGGYCVTGSANAMNQVVEKDTDAMMKRTASRPVASGRMSVKEGWIFSIVVGVVGVFLLTYFFNPLSGMLAAFSLFLYAFVYTPLKKVSAIAVLMGAVPGALPCLIGWAAGNDAVFGYGEVKNWGGWVLFFLQFLWQFPHFWAIAWIAHKDYSGAGFRLLPAEKGPTKFTAIQTVMYAVLLIPVCVLPYVIELTEFGTTKGKVCLVLVMLANLFLVGQCVRLYREMNAKAARRVMFSSYIYLPIVLLAFLASKT; translated from the coding sequence TTGAAAGACGAAGCAAACAAGGCAAAGAACAGCAGGCTGCGGGATTATCTGCAGCTTACGAAGCCATCGTTAACCATTATGGTTGTGTTTTCCAGCGTGATTAGTTACTTGCTGGCGCCAAAAGTGGTGGAATACGATTGGCTGATGATTGCTCTTTTATTTGTGGGAGGTTATTGCGTAACGGGAAGCGCTAACGCAATGAACCAGGTTGTTGAAAAAGATACGGATGCTATGATGAAACGTACGGCAAGCCGGCCCGTAGCATCCGGTAGAATGAGCGTGAAGGAAGGATGGATCTTTTCAATTGTCGTTGGTGTTGTCGGCGTGTTTTTGCTGACGTATTTCTTCAACCCGTTAAGTGGAATGCTGGCTGCTTTTAGCCTCTTTCTTTATGCGTTTGTGTATACACCGCTAAAGAAAGTAAGTGCCATTGCAGTGTTGATGGGAGCTGTGCCGGGCGCCTTGCCTTGCCTCATTGGCTGGGCGGCTGGAAATGACGCGGTATTTGGTTACGGCGAAGTAAAAAACTGGGGTGGATGGGTTTTGTTCTTTTTACAATTCTTGTGGCAGTTTCCGCATTTTTGGGCCATTGCCTGGATAGCGCACAAAGACTATTCGGGAGCAGGGTTCCGTTTACTGCCGGCAGAGAAAGGACCAACAAAGTTTACGGCCATTCAAACGGTGATGTATGCAGTTTTGCTGATTCCTGTTTGCGTGCTGCCTTACGTGATTGAACTAACGGAGTTCGGCACAACGAAAGGCAAAGTCTGTTTGGTTTTGGTGATGTTGGCTAATTTGTTTTTGGTAGGACAATGCGTTCGTTTGTACCGTGAGATGAATGCGAAAGCAGCAAGACGGGTAATGTTCAGCAGCTATATTTATTTGCCCATTGTTTTGCTTGCTTTCCTGGCAAGTAAAACATAG
- a CDS encoding cytochrome c oxidase subunit I: protein MNNDQTIHVHQGAEGTHEVLGNGHGNGHDHHHKQSFITKYIFSQDHKVIGKQFLITGIIWAIIGALFSVLFRLQLGFPDESFPILETVFGKWAKGGHIEPEFYYALITMHGTILIFFVLTAGLSGTFANILIPLQVGARDMASPLMNMMSYWFFFLASVVMITSLFISTGPASGGWTMYPPLSALGQANIGSKLGTDLWLVSMALFVVQGLLGNLNYITTILNMRTKGMSMTRMPLTIWSLFFTAILGVLSFPVLLSGFILLLFDRNLGTSFYLSDIYVAGQALPNEGGSPILYQHLFWFLGHPEVYIVILPAMGIVSEVMSVNSRKPIFGYMAMVGSLFAICILALLVWAHHMFVSGMNPFLGSVFVLLTLLIAIPSAIKVFNWLTTIWRGNIRFTPAMLFCLGFVSVFISGGLTGIWMGNSTIDIHIHDTYFIIAHFHLVMGVAAFFGMFAGVYHWFPKMFGRYLNNTLGYIHFWVSMAGAYLIFWPMHYMGLAGVPRRYLDFTLWKSFNQFADLNKMISVVTIIVFAVNLMFVFNFFYSIFKGRKVRTLNPWGATTLEWTTPINPGHGNWVGEIPEVHRWPYDYAKDGRDFIPQTEPLNPNESKH from the coding sequence AATGGTCACGGAAATGGCCATGATCACCATCACAAGCAGAGTTTTATTACAAAATATATTTTCAGCCAGGACCATAAAGTCATCGGCAAACAGTTTTTGATTACGGGCATTATCTGGGCCATTATCGGTGCCCTGTTTTCCGTACTGTTCCGTCTTCAATTAGGTTTTCCCGATGAAAGCTTTCCCATTCTCGAAACGGTTTTTGGAAAATGGGCGAAGGGTGGGCACATTGAGCCTGAGTTCTATTACGCATTGATCACGATGCACGGAACCATCCTTATCTTTTTTGTATTAACAGCCGGCCTTAGCGGAACCTTTGCAAACATTCTTATTCCCTTGCAGGTAGGTGCCCGCGACATGGCTTCGCCGCTGATGAACATGATGTCTTATTGGTTCTTTTTCCTGGCCAGTGTTGTAATGATTACTTCACTGTTCATCTCAACGGGTCCTGCCTCCGGCGGGTGGACGATGTATCCGCCGTTAAGTGCTTTAGGCCAAGCCAATATTGGTTCGAAACTGGGAACGGATTTGTGGCTCGTCTCAATGGCGTTGTTCGTTGTGCAGGGATTGTTGGGCAACTTAAACTACATCACAACAATTTTGAACATGCGCACAAAAGGCATGAGCATGACGCGTATGCCGCTGACAATTTGGAGTCTGTTCTTTACAGCCATTCTGGGTGTACTTTCTTTCCCGGTATTGTTGTCGGGTTTCATTCTGCTGTTGTTCGATAGAAATTTAGGCACGTCGTTTTATTTAAGCGACATCTATGTAGCAGGGCAAGCTCTACCCAACGAAGGAGGCAGTCCTATCCTTTACCAACACTTGTTCTGGTTCTTGGGTCACCCCGAAGTATATATCGTTATCCTTCCTGCCATGGGAATCGTGTCGGAAGTAATGAGCGTGAATTCAAGAAAACCCATTTTCGGTTACATGGCGATGGTTGGCTCTTTGTTCGCCATTTGCATCCTTGCCTTACTGGTATGGGCGCACCACATGTTTGTTTCGGGCATGAATCCGTTCTTGGGATCTGTGTTCGTGCTCTTAACGTTATTGATTGCTATTCCGTCGGCAATCAAAGTATTTAACTGGCTTACCACCATCTGGCGGGGCAACATACGATTTACACCCGCAATGCTTTTCTGTCTCGGATTTGTGAGTGTATTTATATCGGGCGGATTAACGGGTATCTGGATGGGAAACTCTACGATTGACATTCACATCCACGACACTTATTTCATCATTGCACACTTTCACCTCGTAATGGGAGTGGCGGCGTTCTTTGGCATGTTCGCGGGTGTTTACCACTGGTTCCCCAAAATGTTTGGACGCTATTTAAACAACACGTTAGGTTACATCCATTTTTGGGTAAGCATGGCGGGTGCATACCTGATCTTTTGGCCTATGCACTACATGGGTTTGGCCGGCGTGCCGCGCCGCTATTTGGATTTCACCCTGTGGAAGTCTTTCAATCAGTTTGCAGACCTCAACAAAATGATCTCCGTCGTTACCATCATTGTCTTTGCGGTGAACCTTATGTTCGTATTCAACTTCTTCTATTCCATTTTTAAAGGCAGAAAAGTACGTACGTTAAATCCTTGGGGTGCAACGACGCTGGAGTGGACAACGCCCATCAATCCAGGCCACGGGAACTGGGTAGGTGAAATTCCGGAAGTGCACCGCTGGCCTTATGATTATGCCAAAGATGGTCGCGACTTTATTCCGCAAACCGAGCCATTGAACCCGAACGAATCGAAACACTGA